The Spirochaetaceae bacterium nucleotide sequence CGCGCGAGCACGGCGCCCAGCACCGGCTGCGCACGCGCGCCGCCAAGAGCTGGTTGTTCTACCGTATCCACCTGCGCATCGCCTGGCGCCTGCAGGCGGGCCGGCGGGCGGTGCTGCGCGGCTACCGGGAGACGGCGACCTCCGGCGGCGAAGCGGCGATCGCGCTCTGGTTTCCGTGCCGGGGGGTGGGGGGGGGGCCGGGGGGGCGGCGGGGGCGCGGGGGGGGCGCCCCCCCGCGCGCCCCCACCCCCCCCCCCCACCGGCGCCGGGGGGGGGGGGGCCCGGGCCGGCCCCCCGCCCCGCCCACCCCGCCGGTGGAGATCTCCACCGGCTTCGACACCACGCAGCGCGCCCAGACCTCCGACGAGGAACAGTACTTCATGCGCGAGTACATTCCCGGCGACCGCCTGAAGGACATCAACTGGAAGGCCACCAGCCGGCTCGGCGAGCTGATCACCCGCATCTCGCCGATCACCCAGGAACAGACCCAGGAGTTGCACGTGGTGCTGCGCCGTTACCGGCGCCGCGGCGGCGAGACCCTGGCCGCGGTAATGCACCTCGACTTCATCAAGAGCTGGCTGCTCACCTTTCTGCGCGTGGTCAAGCAGCACCACCCCGAGTATGTTTTCGTGGTGGACAGCGGCGGGGAAAGCCATCGGGTCGATTCGCCGGACGAGATCGAGCGGCTTGCGCGCCGTCTCGCCGAGTTGCCGCTGACCTCCGAGCTGCCCGCCGCCGGCAACGCGCAGCCGCGCGAGCTGTTCATCTTCTCCACCGTGTTCGACGAGGACCTGCCGCGCTTCGTGGAGCGC carries:
- a CDS encoding DUF58 domain-containing protein; the protein is MRYGRVGSVRAAGANGRQSLVAAEFGGPARVDAPERTRQRSGGALDHVLRDAARRVLHYYPLTLLGTALAAAAVYLLGSAFASGSPHEFLLSVTGFLVLLVLAGLGRLQAYRFKLVEFEWDSSAPLGAREHGAQHRLRTRAAKSWLFYRIHLRIAWRLQAGRRAVLRGYRETATSGGEAAIALWFPCRGVGGGPGGRRGRGGGAPPRAPTPPPHRRRGGGGPGRPPAPPTPPVEISTGFDTTQRAQTSDEEQYFMREYIPGDRLKDINWKATSRLGELITRISPITQEQTQELHVVLRRYRRRGGETLAAVMHLDFIKSWLLTFLRVVKQHHPEYVFVVDSGGESHRVDSPDEIERLARRLAELPLTSELPAAGNAQPRELFIFSTVFDEDLPRFVERSGAQYVNVFRTVPAGRTGDDEPDPYRMSVCDTPLPTAAGGGWLLAREPRVRIPQAVAGRQPGMREEQPLKVSYLCTSSS